From Trichomycterus rosablanca isolate fTriRos1 chromosome 18, fTriRos1.hap1, whole genome shotgun sequence, the proteins below share one genomic window:
- the pip5k1ba gene encoding phosphatidylinositol-4-phosphate 5-kinase, type I, beta a isoform X2, giving the protein MSASNETGGERPQKSGAKNQKKPTAEAVKGAIQLGIGYTVGNLTSKTDRDVLMQDFYVVESVFFPSEGSNLTPAHHYPDFRFKTYAPMAFRYFRELFGIKPDDYLYSFCSEPLIELSNPGASSSWFYLTSDDEFIIKTVQHKEAEFLQKLLPGYYMNLNQNPRTLLPKFYGLYCVQCGGVNIRLVVMNNVLPRSLIMHYKYDLKGSTYKRRASRKERTKSSPTFKDLDFQDMHSEGIYFDADTYNALIKTLQRDCRVLESFKIMDYSLLLGIHVLDRKLRGRGGRGDSRGDSKRQGQKVLYSTAMESIQGGGKPVEPFPNTDEDTMGGIPAKHKDGRLLIFLGIIDILQSYRLIKKVEHSWKALVHDGDTVSVHRPNFYADRFLKFMSGTVFKKIGPLRGASSRRKRNSVLPKRSASHEVLSTVTEEKSEERKAQSLENLDDQDLGCCPKPDLIPSSSNLIAAVSTASIPSLDEVNKLEQEEDGNSSSTLALDDAAQASASSESNNGESLDVYL; this is encoded by the exons ATGTCAGCATCGAATGAGACCGGGGGTGAAAGACCTCAAAAGAGTGGAGCCAAGAATCAGAAAAAG CCCACAGCAGAGGCAGTGAAGGGAGCCATTCAGCTTGGCATTGGTTACACTGTGGGCAATCTCACTTCTAAAACAGACAGAGATGTTCTCATGCAAGATTTTTATGTGGTGGAGAGTGTCTTCTTCCCCAG TGAAGGCAGTAACTTGACCCCGGCACATCACTACCCTGACTTCCGCTTTAAAACCTACGCACCAATGGCCTTCCGCTATTTCAGAGAACTGTTTGGGATTAAACCAGATGACTACCTG TATTCTTTTTGCAGTGAACCCCTAATTGAACTTTCTAACCCTGGGGCAAGTAGCTCCTGGTTCTACCTAACAAGCGATGATGAGTTTATTATCAAGACAGTGCAGCACAAGGAGGCCGAGTTTCTGCAGAAGCTGCTACCTGGCTACTACATG AATCTAAACCAGAACCCGAGGACGCTCCTGCCTAAGTTTTATGGCCTCTACTGTGTCCAGTGTGGAGGAGTCAATATCCGGCTAGTGGTGATGAACAATGTGCTTCCACGGTCTCTAATTATGCACTACAAATATGACCTAAAAGGCTCTACATACAAACGACGAGCCTCCCGCAAAGAGCGTACCAAGTCTTCACCCACCTTCAAAGATCTGGACTTTCAGGATATGCACTCTGAAGGCATTTATTTTGATGCTGACACCTACAACGCATTAATCAAGACGCTACAGCGAGACTGTCGG GTGTTGGAAAGTTTTAAGATCATGGACTACAGCCTGCTGCTTGGAATCCATGTGCTGGATCGGAAGTTGAGGGGGAGAGGAGGCAGAGGGGACAGCAGAGGGGACAGTAAACGCCAAGGTCAGAAAGTTCTCTACTCCACTGCTATGGAGTCCATCCAGGGAGGAGGCAAACCTGTGGAGCCTTTCCCAAACACAGATGAAGATAC AATGGGTGGGATCCCTGCTAAACACAAAGATGGGAGATTGCTGATTTTTTTGGGAATCATTGACATACTGCAGTCCTACAG attaataaaaaaGGTTGAACACTCCTGGAAAGCTCTCGTACATGATGGT gaCACAGTGTCAGTCCACAGACCAAATTTCTATGCTGACAGGTTCTTAAAGTTTATGAGtggcactgtatttaaaaagatTGGTC CACTTCGTGGAGCTTCTTCTCGAAGGAAAAGAAACTCTGTACTGCCGAAAAGGTCTGCATCACATGAAGTACTTTCGACTGTTACAGAGGAGAAAAGCGAGGAGAGGAAAGCACAAAGCCTAGAAAACCTGGATGATCAAG ATTTGGGCTGCTGTCCAAAACCTGATCTGATCCCGAGCTCCAGCAATTTGATTGCTGCTGTTTCTACAGCTTCTATCCCTTCTTTAGATGAAGTGAATAAGCTCGAGCAGGAGGAAGATGGAAACAGcag TTCAACTCTGGCTCTGGATGATGCAGCCCAGGCATCTGCTTCTTCAGAGAGCAACAATGGTGAATCGCTGGACGTTTACTTG TGA
- the pip5k1ba gene encoding phosphatidylinositol-4-phosphate 5-kinase, type I, beta a isoform X1 encodes MFSCKIFMWWRVSSSPGSNLTPAHHYPDFRFKTYAPMAFRYFRELFGIKPDDYLYSFCSEPLIELSNPGASSSWFYLTSDDEFIIKTVQHKEAEFLQKLLPGYYMNLNQNPRTLLPKFYGLYCVQCGGVNIRLVVMNNVLPRSLIMHYKYDLKGSTYKRRASRKERTKSSPTFKDLDFQDMHSEGIYFDADTYNALIKTLQRDCRVLESFKIMDYSLLLGIHVLDRKLRGRGGRGDSRGDSKRQGQKVLYSTAMESIQGGGKPVEPFPNTDEDTMGGIPAKHKDGRLLIFLGIIDILQSYRLIKKVEHSWKALVHDGDTVSVHRPNFYADRFLKFMSGTVFKKIGPLRGASSRRKRNSVLPKRSASHEVLSTVTEEKSEERKAQSLENLDDQDLGCCPKPDLIPSSSNLIAAVSTASIPSLDEVNKLEQEEDGNSSSTLALDDAAQASASSESNNGESLDVYL; translated from the exons ATGTTCTCATGCAAGATTTTTATGTGGTGGAGAGTGTCTTCTTCCCCAG GCAGTAACTTGACCCCGGCACATCACTACCCTGACTTCCGCTTTAAAACCTACGCACCAATGGCCTTCCGCTATTTCAGAGAACTGTTTGGGATTAAACCAGATGACTACCTG TATTCTTTTTGCAGTGAACCCCTAATTGAACTTTCTAACCCTGGGGCAAGTAGCTCCTGGTTCTACCTAACAAGCGATGATGAGTTTATTATCAAGACAGTGCAGCACAAGGAGGCCGAGTTTCTGCAGAAGCTGCTACCTGGCTACTACATG AATCTAAACCAGAACCCGAGGACGCTCCTGCCTAAGTTTTATGGCCTCTACTGTGTCCAGTGTGGAGGAGTCAATATCCGGCTAGTGGTGATGAACAATGTGCTTCCACGGTCTCTAATTATGCACTACAAATATGACCTAAAAGGCTCTACATACAAACGACGAGCCTCCCGCAAAGAGCGTACCAAGTCTTCACCCACCTTCAAAGATCTGGACTTTCAGGATATGCACTCTGAAGGCATTTATTTTGATGCTGACACCTACAACGCATTAATCAAGACGCTACAGCGAGACTGTCGG GTGTTGGAAAGTTTTAAGATCATGGACTACAGCCTGCTGCTTGGAATCCATGTGCTGGATCGGAAGTTGAGGGGGAGAGGAGGCAGAGGGGACAGCAGAGGGGACAGTAAACGCCAAGGTCAGAAAGTTCTCTACTCCACTGCTATGGAGTCCATCCAGGGAGGAGGCAAACCTGTGGAGCCTTTCCCAAACACAGATGAAGATAC AATGGGTGGGATCCCTGCTAAACACAAAGATGGGAGATTGCTGATTTTTTTGGGAATCATTGACATACTGCAGTCCTACAG attaataaaaaaGGTTGAACACTCCTGGAAAGCTCTCGTACATGATGGT gaCACAGTGTCAGTCCACAGACCAAATTTCTATGCTGACAGGTTCTTAAAGTTTATGAGtggcactgtatttaaaaagatTGGTC CACTTCGTGGAGCTTCTTCTCGAAGGAAAAGAAACTCTGTACTGCCGAAAAGGTCTGCATCACATGAAGTACTTTCGACTGTTACAGAGGAGAAAAGCGAGGAGAGGAAAGCACAAAGCCTAGAAAACCTGGATGATCAAG ATTTGGGCTGCTGTCCAAAACCTGATCTGATCCCGAGCTCCAGCAATTTGATTGCTGCTGTTTCTACAGCTTCTATCCCTTCTTTAGATGAAGTGAATAAGCTCGAGCAGGAGGAAGATGGAAACAGcag TTCAACTCTGGCTCTGGATGATGCAGCCCAGGCATCTGCTTCTTCAGAGAGCAACAATGGTGAATCGCTGGACGTTTACTTG TGA